The Vicia villosa cultivar HV-30 ecotype Madison, WI linkage group LG1, Vvil1.0, whole genome shotgun sequence genome includes a region encoding these proteins:
- the LOC131661328 gene encoding uncharacterized protein LOC131661328 → MPSVGASGGILTLWNTNSVCAVFNFGGKGYLGMKIIWRGKYYYVVNIYSPISREDKRILWDKLISLKSRYSDGEWLLGGDFNAVRNKRERKGVIISNPRREWSDFEEFIRLTGLEDVPCKGKKYTWFGGDGRTRSRIDRFLVADNIVSDWGVIGQMVEDRDVSDHCPVWLICDKANWGPKPFKVNKEWFSNKDFLPFVKKEWISIKVEGRGDFILKEKLRILKDKLRWWNINVFGRFDLAVEENVRILNEGDVDMGEDDVEDSFEMIERKKRASKDFWLNLKIKENMLIQKSRLKWLNDGDTNSKFFHGVMKARRTRNFIGSLVKEGEIINSVSEIKEEVKIHFEKKFIDDRRIRPVLDGIHFETLEVEDKNFLENPFEESEIKAAIWDCDGLKSPGPDG, encoded by the coding sequence ATGCCGTCAGTGGGGGCTTCTGGCGGAATTTTGACGCTTTGGAACACAAACTCAGTgtgtgctgtttttaattttggtGGTAAGGGATACCTGGGAATGAAGATTATATGGAGGGGGAAGTATTACTATGTTGTCAATATATATTCGCCTATTTCCAGGGAGGATAAGAGAATTTTGTGGGACAAATTGATTAGCCTGAAATCGCGATACAGTGATGGAGAGTGGTTATTGGGTGGAGACTTCAATGCTGTGCGGAACAAGAGGGAGAGAAAAGGAGTTATAATTTCAAATCCGCGGAGGGAATGGTCGGATTTTGAAGAGTTCATTAGGTTGACCGGATTAGAAGACGTTCCGTGTAAAGGAAAGAAGTACACGTGGTTTGGTGGAGACGGGAGAACGAGAAGTCGAATTGATCGTTTCTTGGTGGCGGATAACATTGTTAGTGATTGGGGGGTTATTGGTCAAATGGTTGAGGATCGTGATGTTTCGGACCATTGTCCGGTTTGGTTGATTTGTGATAAAGctaattggggtcctaaaccgttCAAAGTTAATAAAGAATGGTTTTCCAATAAGGATTTCCTTCCTTTTGTGAAGAAAGAATGGATATCTATAAAAGTAGAGGGAAGGGGTGATTTTATTCTTAAAGAGAAGCTAAGAATTCTTAAAGATAAGTTGAGATGGTGGAACATTAATGTTTTTGGTAGGTTCGATTTGGCGGTGGAGGAGAATGTGCGCATTTTGAATGAAGGAGACGTGGATATGGGGGAAGATGATGTAGAGGACTCTTTTGAGATGATAGAAAGGAAGAAAAGGGCATCTAAAGACTTTtggttgaatttgaaaattaaagaaaatatgttAATTCAAAAGTCTAGGTTGAAGTGGTTAAATGATGGAGATACTAATAGTAAGTTTTTtcatggggtgatgaaagctagAAGGACCCGGAATTTTATTGGCTCGCTTGTGAAAGAAGGTGAAATTATTAACTCGGTGTCGGAAATAAAGGAAGAAGTGAAGATTCattttgagaagaaatttattgaTGATCGGAGGATAAGGCCGGTTTTAGATGGCATTCATTTTGAGACCTTAGAAGTGGAGGATAAAAATTTTCTTGAGAACCCTTTTGAGGAATCCGAAATAAAGGCGGCTATTTGGGATTGTGATGGGTTGAAAAGTCCGGGGCCCGATGGATAA